A genomic region of Oryza glaberrima chromosome 1, OglaRS2, whole genome shotgun sequence contains the following coding sequences:
- the LOC127783790 gene encoding uncharacterized protein LOC127783790, whose product MVQMSIQRAATISPPCSLSLPFDCVSGTSRRFASCRSQYSCFAYSERLSPNVLKTNSVVDPSEPKILDASSSASRTGQYSATTHLSGTIGVMGISASSSLRFLQKLVHWSTRDGEEAPPFLVCNDPLLKKELMSSQNSQRPSDCNTALGKLRLRRLLLEKSGVCCIAMPCNTLHAYHDEISQGCSVPSLHIGDCVVKELKSANLKPVEYGSNVCVGILCTDNTLNAKCYLNKLESQGFEVLLPDKASLEHTVLPAIGAFRRGDMEGARNLLRISLQVMFVRAVNTIILASDDFVGILPDDDPLLKKCIDPMDALVRETIMCARTDSLRP is encoded by the exons ATGGTTCAGATGTCTATACAGAG GGCTGCAACCATTTCACCTCCTTGTTCCTTATCCTTGCCATTTGATTGTGTGAGTGGTACAAGTAGAAGATTTGCCTCATGTAGATCCCAGTATTCATGCTTTGCCTATAGTGAAAGACTATCTCCAAATGTTTTGAAGACCAACAGTGTCGTCGATCCCTCTGAACCGAAGATTTTGGATGCGAGTTCTTCTGCTTCAAGAACTGGACAATATAGTGCAACTACTCATCTATCAGGTACAATTGGAGTAATGGGAATATCTGCCTCTTCCTCTCTCAGATTCTTACAGAAGCTTGTGCATTGGAGTACTCGTGATGGAGAAGAGGCACCTCCCTTTCTTGTGTGTAATGATCCACTTCTTAAGAAGGAGCTCATGTCATCTCAAAATTCACAGCGCCCTTCCGACTGTAACACTGCTCTTGGGAAGTTAAGGCTGAGGAGGCTCCTCTTGGAGAAATCTGGAGTATGCTGCATTGCCATGCCATGTAATACCTTACATGCCTACCATGATGAAATTTCACAAGGATGCTCTGTACCTTCCCTCCATATTGGTGATTGTGTTGTAAAGGAACTCAAATCGGCAAACTTAAAACCTGTTGAATATGGAAGTAATGTTTGTGTCGGAATTCTATGTACAGACAATACATTGAATGCAAAGTGTTATCTAAATAAGCTGGAGAGCCAG GGTTTTGAGGTGCTGCTTCCAGATAAAGCTTCATTGGAGCACACGGTATTACCAGCCATCGGCGCTTTTAGGAGAGGGGACATGGAAGGTGCAAGAAATCTGTTGCGAATATCACTACAGGTTATGTTCGTGAGGGCTGTCAATACAATAATCCTTGCATCTGATGACTTTGTTGGTATATTACCTGATGATGACCCACTGCTCAAGAAATGCATAGACCCAATGGATGCTTTGGTTAGAGAGACCATCATGTGTGCAAGAACAGATAGCCTGAGACCATGA
- the LOC127783800 gene encoding uncharacterized protein LOC127783800: MAPSSRKERAAEARASTSKPSPAPAPAPAVQVQRRPVGGGRWTSRRISFYASRAFFLLIILQIPLFRVPCRAGTCTTPIQVTSSQLVSNEIFPPSVVKALLFPGAIASNLTKSMTFPRWNDLFDIYNLTEAKTASAVIDLQRLEILAGSYFCAAGALVGVINPGRMTLFGTLLVIWGLVKEALFGKPVNSDPTQSVHVYPTILIALICAFLSITYNVKKTVRNSQSVSITKPLQSSAKSKLK, from the exons ATGGCGCCGTCGTCGAGGAaagagagggcggcggaggcgagggcgagcACCTCCAAGCCGTCTCCTGCGccggccccggcgccggcggtccaggtgcagcggcggccggtgggcggGGGCCGGTGGACGAGCCGCCGGATATCGTTCTACGCCTCCcgcgccttcttcctcctcatcatcctccagATCCCGCTCTTCAG GGTCCCTTGTAGAGCAGGCACATGCACAACGCCCATTCAAGTTACATCTTCGCAGTTGGTCTCAAATGAGATATTCCCACCATCTGTTGTGAAAGCCCTTCTCTTCCCTGGGGCTATAGCAAGCAACCTTACTAAGAGCATGACATTTCCTAGGTGGAATGACCTGTTTGATATTTACAATTTGACAGAAGCCAAGACCGCTTCAGCAGTAATTGATCTCCAGCGTCTAGag ATTCTTGCTGGAAGCTACTTCTGTGCTGCTGGAGCACTTGTTGGTGTCATAAACCCTGGGAGGATGACCTTGTTTGGTACCCTTTTGGTTATCTGGGGTCTAGTGAAAGAAGCGCTCTTTGGGAAACCGGTGAACAGTGATCCAACACAATCAGTTCATGTCTATCCGACCATTTTAATTGCACTGATTTGTGCATTCTTGTCAATAACTTACAATGTAAAGAAGACAGTAAGAAATAGTCAGTCTGTTTCAATCACTAAGCCTCTGCAAAGTTCTGCCAAGTCGAAACTGAAGTAG
- the LOC127760498 gene encoding uncharacterized protein LOC127760498: MAARHGSSRKTKAEQWLFGGRWRRTVKETKHPVASEAKPPAPTFPTAIQKDGDICLEKSRVHLPGLGQREIIDIAPGRKSMPEVEINMKEVREIIDIAPGRKSMPEVEINMKEVVSVLGVKVMAADMSPFMQLHAFRCAKRSHDSLDKFSSRQLAHDVKKEFDKVYGPTWHCIVGTSYGSFVTHARGCFLYFSMDKIIVMLFKTKIRKVLASS, from the exons ATGGCAGCCCGCCATGGTAGCAGCAGGAAGACAAAGGCAGAGCAGTGGCTATTCGGTGGAAGATGGAGGAGAACTGTGAAGGAGACAAAGCATCCTGTTGCCTCTGAAGCCAAGCCTCCAGCTCCAACATTTCCTACAGCCATTCAGAAGGATGGCGACATCTGCCTTGAGAAGTCCAGAGTTCATCTTCCTGGCCTGGGACAGAGGGAGATCATCGATATCGCGCCCGGGAGGAAGTCAATGCCGGAGGTGGAGATCAACATGAAGGAGGTCAGGGAGATCATCGATATCGCGCCCGGGAGGAAGTCGATGCCGGAGGTGGAGATCAACATGAAGGAGGTCGTCTCTGTGCTTGGTGTGAAGGTGATGGCTGCAGACATGTCGCCATTTATGCAGCTGCATGCTTTCCGGTGTGCTAAGCGGTCCCATGATAGCTTGGACAAGTTCAGCTCAAGGCAGCTGGCCCATGATGTGAAGAAg GAGTTTGATAAAGTTTATGGACCTACATGGCATTGCATCGTCGGCACAAGCTACGGCTCTTTCGTGACGCATGCGAGAGGCTGTTTCCTCTACTTCTCCATGGATAAGATCATCGTGATGCTGTTCAAGACCAAGATCAGGAAAGTGTTAGCATCATCTTGA